DNA from Acidobacteriota bacterium:
CCGAGGAGGTTGAGCAGCGTCGACTTGCCCGAGCCGGAGGCCCCGGTGACGGCGGCGAAGGCCCCTTCGGCGATGTCCAGGCTGACGTCGGACAGGGCCGCGACGGGGGCGCCGCCGGCGATGTAGGTCCGCGACAGCGCCCGGGCCCGGACGGCGACGGTCTTTTCGATGACTTTCATGCCGCTCCCGGGCGATATTCTAGACCATCGGTGCCGGGCGTTCAACGGCCGCCTGCCGTCCCGCTCTTTGACGGGCCAGGGGACATGCGCTAAAATGGGGAGGATTTTCCAGGGAGAGCACGGAACCGCCGACGCGATGACCGAACCGAAGAGAACCGTCAAGACAGCCTGCCTGATCAATCCCCGGGCGGCCAATTCCCGGTGGATGAGACGGAAGCTCCTGCGCGCCTACCTCCAGAAGATGCTCCCCGGCGACATCTACGACGACCTCGGCGGCGTCCAGACGACGATCGAGAAGGCCGCCATAGCCTCGCGCAGCGCCGACGTCATCGTGGCCATGGGCGGGGACGGCACGGTCGCCGACACGCTCCAGGGCATCTTCGAGGCCGGGGCCCAGGACAAGGTCGCCTTCGGCGTCATCCCCTTCGGCAGCGGCAACGCCTTCCGCAAGGCCTTCGAGATCCCCCTTGATCCCCGGCGGGCCATCGACCATCTGGCCGAAGGCGTGGCCCGGCCGATCGACCTCATGGAGGTCGAGGGCCGCATCGCCGCCTTTGCCAGCATCGGCGCCACGGCCCTGGTCACCGGCGAGAAGCTCCGGGGCAGGGTCCAGGGGCTGTGGGGGCACGTCCTGGCCGGGCGCCTCCTGTTCGAGTCGCCGCGGGACGAAAAGACCGTCGAGCTCTTCGACGGCCACGACGACGACGGCCCCTTCGACGCCAGGACCATCACCTCGAGCTTCTTCGACTGCATCGTCTCCAAGACGAACTATTTCGGCTACAACTGGAACATCGCGCCCGAGGCCGTGGTCGACGACGGCTACCTGGACATCACCCTGTTCGAGATGGGGCCGCTCAAGTATTCCTTCCTCTTCCCGCTCATCTACTTCGGCCTCTATCAGCGCCGCCTGCGCCATTTCAAGGCCCGCCGGGTCGTCATCAGCGGCCGGGCCCTGCCGATCCAGTTCAACGGCGAGTTCCTGGGCGACCGGGACCGCCTCGAGTTCAGGATCCTGCCGAAGGCCATCCGGATGATCATTCCGCCCACCCGGAAGGCCGGGAAGCACTTCCAGAAGCGCTCCGCCTGAGGAGGCCCCCATGAAGAAAGCCGTCCTGTGGACGCCCGTCCTCGCCCTGGCCCTGGCCGCCTGCTCGCCCCAGATCCGGATCGACCTGCTCGGCGAGGACAAGCTGCAGGAGGTCGTCCTCCAGCCGGGCCCGGCCAGGGACAAGGTCCTGATGATCGACGTCGACGGGACGATCTCGGCCGCCCTCGAAACCGGGTTCCTGTCGCGCGAGAAGAGCGTCGTGGCCCGCGTCTTCGAGCGCCTCGAGCGGGCCGCCGGCGACCCGCGGGTCAAGGCGGTCATCCTGAGGCTGGACACGCCGGGCGGCGAGGTGACGGCGAGCGACATGGTCTATCACGAGATCCTGCGCTTCAAGGAGCGCACGGGCAAGCCGGTCGTCGGGCTGATGATGAGCGTCGCCGCGTCCGGCGGCTACTACATCGCCTCGGCCTGCGACCTCATCATCGCCCATCCGTCGACACTGACCGGCTCGATCGGCGTCATCAGCGTCTTCCCCAGCGTCGAGGGCCTGATGTCCAAGGTCGGGGTCAAGGTCGAGATCGTCAAGGCCGGGCCGGTCAAGGACGCGGGCTCGCCGTTCCGGGCCATGACCGAGACCGAGAGGAAGCTCTACCAGGGCATCATCGACGAGTATTACGAGGGCTTCCTGGCGGTCGTGGCCAGGGGCCGCAAGGGCAAGATCGCGGAGGCCGAGCTGCGGACGATCGCCGACGGCCGGGTCTACACGGCCGCCCAGGCCCTCAGGCTGGGCCTCGTCGACGGCCTCGGCTACTTCGAGGACGCCTTCGGCAAGGCCCGGGACCTGGCCGGGATCGAGAGGGCCAGGCTCGTGTCCTACACCTATTTCCCCAAGACGAAGACGAACATCTACGCCGGCCGGCCGGGCGAAGGCTGGCCCGTCGATCTGAAGGCCTTGGAGTCGATCGCCGGCGCCCTGAAGACGGGTTTCTATTACCTCTGGCTGCCCCAGGCGCCGTGACGCCGCCGGCCCTCAGGGCCGGACGACGATCTCGAACTGCGGCGCCCGCAGGATGTGGGCCTTGACCGTACAGTGATCGACGGCCCTGGTCAGGGCGAAGCGGTACTTCTCCGGGAAGCCCGAGGGCAGGTCGACGTGGATCGTGACCTTGTCGATCATCTTGGACGCCTCGCCCCGCTCGGCCGTCATGGCCACGCCCAGCCCCTCGGTCGAAAGCTGGCGTTCCTTGCAGAAGGCCAGGGCGTAGTAGCCGGCGCAGGCCGCGAGCGAAGCCAGGAAATAATCGAATGGCGACGGCGCCGTGCCGTCGCCGCCGTCGCGGACCGGCTGGTCGGTCAGGATCGTGAAGCCCTTCGCCGCGACGCCGATCTTGTAGTTGCCGCCGAAAACGACCTTGAGCTCGATGGGATTCATGTCTTCTCCTTCTTGTCCGGGGCCGGCCGCGGCCGGCGCTCCCGCGGGCCTTCGAGGGCCTTGCGGAACATGGCCAGGATGATGTCCCGGTCCTTGGCCGTCAGGGCCATGCGGAAAAAGATGTCCTCGACCTTCTCGGCGATGAAGTCCCGGTTGGTCTCGTGCATGAAGCCGAGGCGGTCGAGCAGGTCGCGGAAACGGCGGCCGGCCTCGGCCTGGGCGGCATGATCGAGAGGCGGGTGGCGGCGCAGCGCCGGCGGCGGGCCCGGCCGGAAGGCCACGGCGTGGAGGGTCAGGGTGACGGCCACGCCGAGGTTGTAGGATGGCTGGCGGGCCGCCTGGGGGATATGGAAACGGATGTTGGCCAGGCCCAGCTCGGCCTGGGTCAGGCCCGTCCGCTCGTTGCCGAAGACGAGCCCGGCCCGGACGGTCTCGGGATATTCGGCGACGCGGGCCGCGGCCTCGTCGAGCGGGACCAGGGGGAAGTCGTGGCGGACCCGGGCCGTCGAGCCCAGGACGATCTCCCGGTCGGCCACGGCCTCGGCCAGAGAGGGATAGAAACGGGCCCGCTCGATGATATGGTCGGCGTGGATGGCCGTGCGCCAGGCCGGCGGCTCGAGCCGTTCCAGCCCGACCAGGCGCAGGTCGGCGAAGCCCGTGTTGGCCATGCCCCGCGCGGCCAGGCCGATATTCTCGGGGCTGTCCGGCCGGACCAGGACGACGGCGAAGCGGGAGAGATCGGTCATGGGGGACGATTATAGCCGAGTCCGCCGGCGCAGGGTAGCCCCTCCCCGCCGGTCCCGCCCCCGCGGACGTTGACATCGCCGGGAGCGGGTGTTATAAACCGGGCGCGGGCCGGCCGGGGACGGCCGGCCGGGAGGTTCGGCCATGCCCATGATGAGAACGACGGCGGCGCGTCCGCCGCGCCGAGGACGCCCCGCCAACGCCGCCCTGATCCAGGCCTTCGCCGCCCGCGGCTTCACCGATGTCCGCTGGATCGACCCGGCGGACATCGTCCTCGCGGAATGGGTCCGGATGAAATGCCTCTACGGCTGCGGCGAGTACGGCCGGAACGCCTGCTGCCCGCCCAATGCGCCCCCGATCGAGGAATGCGAGCGCTTCATCCGCGAGTACCGGCGCTGCGCGGTCTTCCATTTCGCCAAGAAGGTCGAGCGCCCGGAAGAGCGCCACGCCTGGAGCCGCAAGCTCAACCTGGAGCTCGTGCATCTCGAACAGGAGCTGTTCAAGTCCGGCTTCGTGAAGGCCTTCCTGCTGCCCTTCGACAGCTGCGGCATCTGCCTCGAATGCCCGGGGACCCGGGCCGCCTGCAAAGAGCCCAAGCTGGCCCGGCCGTCGCCGGACGCCCTGGGCATCGACGTGTTCACCACGGTCCGGAGGATCGGCTATCCGATCGAGGTCCTCTCGGACTACGGCCAGGAGATGAACCGCTACGCCTTCCTGCTCCTCGACTAGGGAGGCGGAAAGGAGCCCGACATGTGGTGGGACGGCAAGATCCAGAGGACGTTCCGCTGCCGGCTGGAGCAGAAGCCCGGCGCGCTCGGCCGGCTGCTTTCGGCCATCGGCGAGCAGGGCGGGCTCATCGGCGAGATCCGGACCATCCACATGGGCGGCTCGGCCGTCGACCGCGACATCACCGTCTTCGCCGACGATGTCCGGCACGTCGACCGGCTCGTCCGGACCGTCGAGGCGACCGAAGGGGCCCAGCTGCTCGAGGTCCGCGACGAGGTCCTGGAGCTGCACCAGGGCGGCAAGATCGCCATCCGCAGCCGTTACGCGATCGACTCGCTCAGCACGCTGCGCAAGGTCTACACGCCGGGCGTGGCCGAGGTCAGCCTGAAGATCCGGGACGATCCGTCCCTGGCCCGGCGCTACACCTCCATCCGCCACTTCGTCGCCATTGTCACCGACGGCACGGCCGTCCTGGGCCTCGGCGACATCGGCCCCAAGGCGGCCATGCCGGTCATGGAGGGCAAGGCCAGCCTGCTCGAGACCCTGACCGGCCTGTCCGGCATGCCCATCCTCCTCGACACGAAGGACCCGGACGAGATCGTCGAGGCGGTCGTCCACATCGCCCCGACCTTCGCCGCCATCCAGCTCGAGGACATCTCCGCCCCGCGCTGCTTCGCCATCGAGGAGAGGATCCAGGCCCGCCTCGACGTCCCGGTCATGCACGACGACCAGCACGGCACCGCGGTCGTCGTCACGGCCACGCTCCTCAACGCGGCCAAGGCGACGGGGCGGGACCTGGCCGGGAGCGCCATCGGCGTCATCGGCCTGGGCGCCGCGGGCCTGGCCCTGGCCAAGATGCTGATGTTCCGTTTCGGGCGCCCGGTCCGGGGCGCCGACATCGCGCCGGCGGCCCTCGACCGGCTGAAGGCGGCCGGCGGCGTCCCCTCCGACCTGGCGGGGGTCATGGCCGGCTGCGACGTGGTCATCGCCACGACCGGCGCGCCGGGGCTGATCAAGCCCGGCCTGGTCCGCCGCGGCCAGATCATCCTGGCCCTGTCCAATCCCAGCCCCGAGATCGAGCCCGAGAAGGCCCTGGCCGCGGGGGCGGCCTTCGCGGCAGACGGCAAATCGGTCAACAACGTCCTCGGCTTTCCCGGCATCTTCCGCGGCGCGGTCGACGCCAACGTGCCGCGCATCACCCGGGAGATGCTCATCGCCGCGGCCGAGGCCATTGCCGCCTTCGCCAAGCCCGGCCAGATCGTCCCCGACCCGCTCGACAAGGCCCTGCACCGGACGGTCGCCCGGGCGGTGGCCCGGGTCGCCCTGTGCCAGGGGCTCAACCGGGACGACCTGACCGGCTACTTCGATTGACAACGGCCCGCCGGGGCGCTATATAGGAACCGGGCGCCGGGGGGGGAGACCGGCCATCCATCCGCTCAGCAAGGAGGGACCGCCATGATCACCGTCAAGGACATCCTCGACCAGAAGGGCCACAAGGCCTGGACGATCGGGCCGGAGGCCAAGGTCTTCGAGGCGCTCGAGCTCATGGCCCAGAAGGACATCGGCGCCCTGGTCGTGATCGACAAGGACGAAGTCGTCGGCATCATCTCCGAGAGGGATTACGCCCGGAAGATCATCCTCATGGGCCGGCAGTCCCAGGACACGCCCGTCCGGGACATCATGACCCGGGAGGTCTACGGGGTCCGCGACGACACGACCGCCGAGGAGTGCATGGCCCTGATGACGGACAAGCGCATCCGCCACCTGCCCGTCCGCAAGGCCGGCCGGCTGGACGGCGTCATCTCCATCGGCGACGTGGTCAAGGCCATCATCACCGACCAGAAGATCGAGATCGAGAACCTCGGGAACTACATCATGGGCAAATACCAATAGGCCCTCGCGCCGGCGCTAGAAATCCATGAGCCGCATCTCGCGCAGGGCGAGATAGGCCGCGCCGAGGACCCCGGCCGAGTCGCCCAGCACCGCCTTCAGGATAGGGATATTCCGGCCGGGCGTGCCGAACAGCGCCTTGTTCATGACCGGCGGGACGCGCTCGTACCAGATCGGGATGTTCGAGACGCCGCCGCCGAGGACGACGGCCTCCAGGTCGAGGGCGTTGACGCAGTTGGCGAAGAGCTCGCCCATGATCCTGACGGATTCGTCGAAGACCCGGCGGGCCCGCGCCTCGCCTTCCTCGTACCGGGCGAAGATCCTGTCCGGGGTCAGGGCCTCGCCTCCGAGCTCGGCGTAGCGGCGGCCCAGGCTCGGCCCGGAGAGGTAGGCCTCGCCGCAGCCCCGGCGCCCGCATTCGCAGGGCCGGCCGTCGATGGCGATCGAGGTGTGGCCGATCTCGCCGGCGTTGCCGTGAGGGCCGCGGTGGAGCCTGTTCCCCAGTATGAGACCCGAGCCCATGCCCGTGCCCAGGATGACGGCCATGACCGTCGAAAAGCGGCCGTGGCATTGGGCGAAGAACTCGGCCAGGGCCAGGCAGTTGGCGTCGTTCTCGACGACGAGCGGGACATCAAGCTTCGTTCGGAGCAGGCTGACGAGGCCCGGCTTCTCGTAGAGCGGCGTGTGGGGCGCGCCGTACATGATGTCGTCCACGGCGCTGTACGTGCCGGGCGTGCCCAGGCCGACGGCCTCGTAGCGGGCCCCTCCCGCCGTCTCCGCGACGAGCTCGAGGATGTTCCCGACGACCCGCTCGCGGCCGAGCCCGGGCTCGGAGGGACGGCGCTTGCGGGCCAGGACCCGCCGCGTCCCGTCGACCAGGCAGGCCTCGACTTTCGTTCCTCCGAGATCGATGCCGACGGCGTAAGGGCTCATGGCGCGCGCTCCCGCGATATTCTAAGCGCATCGGCGGACCGAAGCAACGGCCGGCCGTGGCGGAACGGCCGGAATCGGGTACAATAGCCCGGATGGACATCGTTCTCGCTTCGGCCTCGCCGCGCCGCCGGGAGCTCATGGCCCGGGTTGCGCCGGAGTTCCGCGTCTTCCCGACCGGCGTCGACGAGTCCGCCATCGAGGAAAAGGACCCGCTCCGGTTCGCCGTCGCCGCGGCGGTCCTGAAGGCCAGGCGCGCGGCCGAGGCCTTTCCCCGGGCCGCCGTCATCGGCGCCGACACGGTCGTCGCCCTGGGGCTGCGCATCCTGGGGAAGCCGGCCGGCCGGGAGGACGCCCGGGCCATGCTGCGGGCCCTGTCCGGCCGGCGCCACCGGGTCATCACCGGGCTGGCCTTCTACACCGCGGCGGAGGACCGGCTCCTCACCGGCTACGACCTGACCTATGTCACGTTCCGCGAGCTGACCGACGCGATGATCGAGGGCTACCTCGACCAGGGCACCTTCCTGGACAAGGCCGGCGCCTACGCCGTCCAGGAGATCGGCGACGCCTTCGTCGCCCGGATGAAGGGCGACTACGACAACGTCGTCGGCTTCCCGGTCGGGAAGGTACGGCGGCTCCTGGACCGTTTCGCGGCCCCGGCCTTCACGGTCGAGATCGAGGGCTTCGATTACCCCGCGAGCGAGGGCCGGGCCCGCGGGGCGGACGGCCGCCAGGTGCTCGTGCCGGGGGCGGTCCCCGGAGAGCGCGTCCTGGTCCAGGTCGTCGGGGAGCGCGGGGCGGCCCGGATAGCCGAGACGATCCGCGTCGAGTCCCCCTCGCCGCGGCGGGCCGAGCCGCGCTGCCCGCATTTCGGGCAGTGCGGCGGCTGCCTCTTCCAGCACGTCGATTACGGCGCCCAGCTCGAGATCAAGGAACGATACTTGAAGGAGACCCTGGAGGAGTGCGGGCGGCCGGGCCTGGCGGCCGCGGTCAAGCCGGTCACGCCCTCCCCCGACCTCTACGGCTTCCGGAACAAGATGGAGTTCGCCTTCGGCGAGAAGCACGGCGAGCTGGCCCTCGGCCTCCGGGAGAGGGTGACCACGAGCCGCCAGACCTACCGGCGCACCCTGCCGGTCCGGACCTGCCCGATCTTCGGCCCGATCGTCGAGCGCGTCTTCCCCGTTGTCCTCGAATTCGCCCGGGAGAACGGGCTCGAGGGCTTCGAGCCGGCCACGGGCAAGGGCCAGCTGCGCCATCTCGTCCTCCGGCAGGCCAAGCGGACGGGCGAGCTCATGGTCGTCCTGGCCACGGCCGGGATCGGCGAGAGCGGGCTCGACGCGCTGGCCGGGCGCCTGGGCGCGGCCGCCCCCGGGCTGCGGAGCTTCGTCCACGTCACCAGCCGGCGCGGCTCGGACCTCGTCGAGTACGACCGGGCCCGCGTCGTCGCCGGCGTCCCGTTCATCGAGGAGCGGCTGGCCGGGCTGACCTTCCGCATCTATCCGCCGAGCTTCTTCCAGACGAACACGGCCGGGGCCGAGCTCCTCTACCGGCGCATCGGCGAGGAGGCCGGGCTCGGGGGCAAGGGCCGGGTCCTGGGGCTCTACTGCGGCAGCGGCGCGATCGAGATCTCGCTGGCCGGACGGGCGGGACGGGTGACGGGCATCGATTCCTCGCCGGCCAACATCGCCAACGCCGTCGAGAACGCCCTCCTCAACCGCGTCGAGAACGCCGACTTCGTTCCCGGCACGGTCGAGGCCCTGCTGGCCGGGCCGGGCCGCGAGCCGGCCGACGTCGTCATCGTCGATCCGCCCCGCGTCGGGCTGACGGGCAAGGCCTTGCGCCGGGTCGTCGCCCTCGGCGCTCCGACGCTCGTCTACGTCTCCTGCAATCCCCGCTCGCTCGCCCGCGACCTGCGCGACCTCCTCGACGCGGGCTACCGGGTCGTTTCGCTCTCGCCTTTCGACTTCTTCCCCCACACGCCGCACCTCGAGACCCTGGCCGTCCTCGCCCGCTGAGCGCGCCCCTTTACATAACTCCGGCGGCATAGTAAAACTCGGCCGAGGAGACAAGAGCCATGACCGATCCCAAGCCCGCCCCGCCCTTCGAAGCCCGTCCCCGCTGCTGCCCCCACGGCTGTGAGCCGGGTCCGGCCGCGTCGTCCGTGACCAGGCGCGACTTCCTCAAGGGCGCCGGCCTGACGGCGCTCGGCAGCGTCGCCGCCGGCGGGCTGGCCTGGCCGATCTCCGCCGGGCGGGCGGCGGCCCTCGAGGAAGCCCCCCTGCGGGCGCGGCTCAAGGTCAAGCCCATCCTTGTCTACGAGGTCCCGCAGCGCCGGCCCAAAACGAGCTGGCGGTCCTGGGGAGGGATCGCCACCGAGGCGGACGCCCGGGCCGAGGCCGGGCGCATCGAAGGCGAGCTCGCCGCCCTGGCCAAGCAGGCCGATTTCCCCGTCGAGTTCCTGCCGGTCTCCGCGATCCGCCAGGCCTCGGAGATCGCCGCGATGCGGGACATCCCCGACGCCCATGTCCTCCTGGTCTACGCCGCCGGGGGCTGGACGGACATCTTCGCCGCCCTCGACAAGACCGGCAAGGACCGCATCTTCTTCTGCCGCCACAGGTCCGGCCCGGTCTACCTGTGGTACGAGATCATCAGCCCGCGCTACCTGCGGCAGCACACCGACGCGCTGGCGGTCAAGGGCGTCGACGAGGACGACGTCGTCATCGACAGCCAGGACGGGATCCTCTGGCGCCTCAGGGCCCTGGCCGGGCTCCATAATACGATGGGGACCAAGATCCTGGCCGTCGGCGGCCCGGACGCCTGGGCCCAGCCGGCCGGCGTCGTGCCCGGGCTGGTCAAGGACATCTGGAAGTTCGACATCGTCACCGTGTCCTACGACGACCTGGGCCGGCTCATCCGCCAGGCCCGGGCCGACGCCGCGGCGGTCCGGAGGGCCCGGACGCGGGCCGAGGCCTACCTTAGCCAGCCCCGGACGGTCCTCGAAACGGAGCGGTACTTCGTCGAGAACGGCCTCCTGCTCGACGAGGTCTTCCGGGCCCTGATGAAGGAGGCCGGCACCCGGGCCATGACGATCAACGGCTGCATGGGCACGATCATGCCCCTGGCCGAGACCTCGGCCTGCCTGACCCTGAGCACCCTCAACGACGACGGCTACCTGGCCTTCTGCGAGTCCGACTTCGTCGTCATCCCGTCGGGCGTGCTGCTGGCCAACATCGCCGGCCGGCCCGTGTTCCTCAACGACCCGACCTATCCCCACGACGGCCTCATCACCCTGGCCCACTGCACGGCGCCGCGGAAGATGGACGGCCGGACGGCCGAGCCGGCCCGCATCCTGACCCATTTCGAATCGGACTACGGCGCCGCCCCCAAGGTCGAGATGGCCAAGGGCCGGCTCGTGACCAACATCGCGCCGGACTTCGCGGCCAAGCGCTGGCTGGGCCTGCGGGGCGAGATCGTCGACGCGCCCTTCCTGCCCATCTGCCGCTCCCAGATCGACGTCCGCTTCCAGTGCGACGACCGGACCCTGGCCAGGCGCATGCCCGGCTTCCATTGGATGACGGCCTACGGGGATTACACGCGGGAGCTGCCCTACGCCCTGCGCCGCGTCGGCATCGCCTGGGATTTTCTGGGCTGATCCCGTTTTTTCAGCTGACGGTGCGGGTGGCGATGACGTCGGCGCCCGTGCCCAGGACGTCGGCAACGAGGACCTGGCCGCGGCGGACCGGCGCCTCGGGCCGGAGGCCGGCGATCACGGCCAGGATGGGAAAGATCATCTCCCGGGGCACAGGACGGCTCAGGCGGACCGAGACCAGCTTGGCCGCGGCGCCCTTGACCGGAACGGAAGTGGCCAGGTTCCGCTTCGGGCGCAGGACCTCCTCGACGGCGAAAGGCACGCCCTTGTCGCATTGATTGCCGCGGACCCGGGCCCCGCCGGCCGCGTCCCGCTCGACTTCGAGATCGCAGCCGACCGGGCAGAGGATGCAGGTCAGGCGGTCGACGGCCGGGCGCTCACTCATGGCATGACACCTCGAGGTCCTCGTCGACCGACGCCTTGACCTTCAGCTTCTGGAGCTCGGAGGGCAGGATGCGTCCGAGCTTCCTCGCGGCCAGGACCCGGCCCGAGGACCGGCCCCGGATCTCGACCCGGACGTTCCGGAGCGGCCGGGCGACCCGGAAGCTCCATTCGACGCCCGCCGCCCCGGCGGTCACGACCTGGGGCAGGGCGTACCTGACGTCGGCCCCCGGCGAGACGCGGAGCGTCCGGCCGGCCGGGCGCTCCCCGGACGCATAGCGGGCGGCCTGCCCGCCGGCGGCCAGTCCCTCGAACGAGGCCCAGTCGGCGACGTCGTGGATGTGGAGGACGTTGCCGCAGGAAAAGACGCCGGGGACCGAGGTCATGAGCCGCTCGTCGACGACCGCGCCGCCGGTCAGCGGCGAGAGCTCGACGCCGGCCCGCTTCGCCAGCTCGTTCTCGGGGATGAGCCCGACCGAAAGGAGCAGGGTGTCGCAGGGGACGACCCGCTCGGTCCCGGCGACCGGGGCCAGCCGCCCGTCGACCCGGGCCGTGACGACGCTCTCGACACGGTCGCGGCCGCGGATCTCGACGACCGTGGACCCGAGC
Protein-coding regions in this window:
- a CDS encoding diacylglycerol kinase family protein is translated as MTEPKRTVKTACLINPRAANSRWMRRKLLRAYLQKMLPGDIYDDLGGVQTTIEKAAIASRSADVIVAMGGDGTVADTLQGIFEAGAQDKVAFGVIPFGSGNAFRKAFEIPLDPRRAIDHLAEGVARPIDLMEVEGRIAAFASIGATALVTGEKLRGRVQGLWGHVLAGRLLFESPRDEKTVELFDGHDDDGPFDARTITSSFFDCIVSKTNYFGYNWNIAPEAVVDDGYLDITLFEMGPLKYSFLFPLIYFGLYQRRLRHFKARRVVISGRALPIQFNGEFLGDRDRLEFRILPKAIRMIIPPTRKAGKHFQKRSA
- the sppA gene encoding signal peptide peptidase SppA; this encodes MKKAVLWTPVLALALAACSPQIRIDLLGEDKLQEVVLQPGPARDKVLMIDVDGTISAALETGFLSREKSVVARVFERLERAAGDPRVKAVILRLDTPGGEVTASDMVYHEILRFKERTGKPVVGLMMSVAASGGYYIASACDLIIAHPSTLTGSIGVISVFPSVEGLMSKVGVKVEIVKAGPVKDAGSPFRAMTETERKLYQGIIDEYYEGFLAVVARGRKGKIAEAELRTIADGRVYTAAQALRLGLVDGLGYFEDAFGKARDLAGIERARLVSYTYFPKTKTNIYAGRPGEGWPVDLKALESIAGALKTGFYYLWLPQAP
- a CDS encoding OsmC family protein; translation: MNPIELKVVFGGNYKIGVAAKGFTILTDQPVRDGGDGTAPSPFDYFLASLAACAGYYALAFCKERQLSTEGLGVAMTAERGEASKMIDKVTIHVDLPSGFPEKYRFALTRAVDHCTVKAHILRAPQFEIVVRP
- a CDS encoding RNA methyltransferase; translation: MTDLSRFAVVLVRPDSPENIGLAARGMANTGFADLRLVGLERLEPPAWRTAIHADHIIERARFYPSLAEAVADREIVLGSTARVRHDFPLVPLDEAAARVAEYPETVRAGLVFGNERTGLTQAELGLANIRFHIPQAARQPSYNLGVAVTLTLHAVAFRPGPPPALRRHPPLDHAAQAEAGRRFRDLLDRLGFMHETNRDFIAEKVEDIFFRMALTAKDRDIILAMFRKALEGPRERRPRPAPDKKEKT
- a CDS encoding DUF2284 domain-containing protein — its product is MPMMRTTAARPPRRGRPANAALIQAFAARGFTDVRWIDPADIVLAEWVRMKCLYGCGEYGRNACCPPNAPPIEECERFIREYRRCAVFHFAKKVERPEERHAWSRKLNLELVHLEQELFKSGFVKAFLLPFDSCGICLECPGTRAACKEPKLARPSPDALGIDVFTTVRRIGYPIEVLSDYGQEMNRYAFLLLD
- a CDS encoding malic enzyme-like NAD(P)-binding protein, with protein sequence MWWDGKIQRTFRCRLEQKPGALGRLLSAIGEQGGLIGEIRTIHMGGSAVDRDITVFADDVRHVDRLVRTVEATEGAQLLEVRDEVLELHQGGKIAIRSRYAIDSLSTLRKVYTPGVAEVSLKIRDDPSLARRYTSIRHFVAIVTDGTAVLGLGDIGPKAAMPVMEGKASLLETLTGLSGMPILLDTKDPDEIVEAVVHIAPTFAAIQLEDISAPRCFAIEERIQARLDVPVMHDDQHGTAVVVTATLLNAAKATGRDLAGSAIGVIGLGAAGLALAKMLMFRFGRPVRGADIAPAALDRLKAAGGVPSDLAGVMAGCDVVIATTGAPGLIKPGLVRRGQIILALSNPSPEIEPEKALAAGAAFAADGKSVNNVLGFPGIFRGAVDANVPRITREMLIAAAEAIAAFAKPGQIVPDPLDKALHRTVARAVARVALCQGLNRDDLTGYFD
- a CDS encoding CBS domain-containing protein, whose product is MITVKDILDQKGHKAWTIGPEAKVFEALELMAQKDIGALVVIDKDEVVGIISERDYARKIILMGRQSQDTPVRDIMTREVYGVRDDTTAEECMALMTDKRIRHLPVRKAGRLDGVISIGDVVKAIITDQKIEIENLGNYIMGKYQ
- a CDS encoding ROK family protein, with product MSPYAVGIDLGGTKVEACLVDGTRRVLARKRRPSEPGLGRERVVGNILELVAETAGGARYEAVGLGTPGTYSAVDDIMYGAPHTPLYEKPGLVSLLRTKLDVPLVVENDANCLALAEFFAQCHGRFSTVMAVILGTGMGSGLILGNRLHRGPHGNAGEIGHTSIAIDGRPCECGRRGCGEAYLSGPSLGRRYAELGGEALTPDRIFARYEEGEARARRVFDESVRIMGELFANCVNALDLEAVVLGGGVSNIPIWYERVPPVMNKALFGTPGRNIPILKAVLGDSAGVLGAAYLALREMRLMDF
- the rlmD gene encoding 23S rRNA (uracil(1939)-C(5))-methyltransferase RlmD, with the protein product MDIVLASASPRRRELMARVAPEFRVFPTGVDESAIEEKDPLRFAVAAAVLKARRAAEAFPRAAVIGADTVVALGLRILGKPAGREDARAMLRALSGRRHRVITGLAFYTAAEDRLLTGYDLTYVTFRELTDAMIEGYLDQGTFLDKAGAYAVQEIGDAFVARMKGDYDNVVGFPVGKVRRLLDRFAAPAFTVEIEGFDYPASEGRARGADGRQVLVPGAVPGERVLVQVVGERGAARIAETIRVESPSPRRAEPRCPHFGQCGGCLFQHVDYGAQLEIKERYLKETLEECGRPGLAAAVKPVTPSPDLYGFRNKMEFAFGEKHGELALGLRERVTTSRQTYRRTLPVRTCPIFGPIVERVFPVVLEFARENGLEGFEPATGKGQLRHLVLRQAKRTGELMVVLATAGIGESGLDALAGRLGAAAPGLRSFVHVTSRRGSDLVEYDRARVVAGVPFIEERLAGLTFRIYPPSFFQTNTAGAELLYRRIGEEAGLGGKGRVLGLYCGSGAIEISLAGRAGRVTGIDSSPANIANAVENALLNRVENADFVPGTVEALLAGPGREPADVVIVDPPRVGLTGKALRRVVALGAPTLVYVSCNPRSLARDLRDLLDAGYRVVSLSPFDFFPHTPHLETLAVLAR
- a CDS encoding twin-arginine translocation signal domain-containing protein encodes the protein MTDPKPAPPFEARPRCCPHGCEPGPAASSVTRRDFLKGAGLTALGSVAAGGLAWPISAGRAAALEEAPLRARLKVKPILVYEVPQRRPKTSWRSWGGIATEADARAEAGRIEGELAALAKQADFPVEFLPVSAIRQASEIAAMRDIPDAHVLLVYAAGGWTDIFAALDKTGKDRIFFCRHRSGPVYLWYEIISPRYLRQHTDALAVKGVDEDDVVIDSQDGILWRLRALAGLHNTMGTKILAVGGPDAWAQPAGVVPGLVKDIWKFDIVTVSYDDLGRLIRQARADAAAVRRARTRAEAYLSQPRTVLETERYFVENGLLLDEVFRALMKEAGTRAMTINGCMGTIMPLAETSACLTLSTLNDDGYLAFCESDFVVIPSGVLLANIAGRPVFLNDPTYPHDGLITLAHCTAPRKMDGRTAEPARILTHFESDYGAAPKVEMAKGRLVTNIAPDFAAKRWLGLRGEIVDAPFLPICRSQIDVRFQCDDRTLARRMPGFHWMTAYGDYTRELPYALRRVGIAWDFLG
- a CDS encoding DUF1667 domain-containing protein, which encodes MSERPAVDRLTCILCPVGCDLEVERDAAGGARVRGNQCDKGVPFAVEEVLRPKRNLATSVPVKGAAAKLVSVRLSRPVPREMIFPILAVIAGLRPEAPVRRGQVLVADVLGTGADVIATRTVS